One Triticum dicoccoides isolate Atlit2015 ecotype Zavitan chromosome 5B, WEW_v2.0, whole genome shotgun sequence genomic window carries:
- the LOC119312632 gene encoding disease resistance protein RGA5-like codes for MEAVLVSVSTGVMKPLLAKLSKLLEQEYGRIKGVHHQIAFLRDELGGMKAALETLADAEQLDALKEEWRDMVRELAYDVEDCIDVGVDHEHDEEEEEPTATGFIKGFFRKFKKLKARRELAGQIQQLKSRATEASERHKRYNFVDPAPNSSTCAIDPRLPALYEDVDKLVGIHGPREHIIEWFSRKEHDENLKVLAVVGSGGLGKTTLANQVYRQLKPQFQCSAFVSVSRNPHIKMVFRQILTELGVTDYSLDDERHLVDRIRDYLGDKRYFIVVDDVWDADTWKAISLALFNNRCGSKVITTTRNVAVASLCSSDGGYVYRMGALSFSDSRRLLFKRAFGSEEVCYPHLEEVSREILEKCGGLPLAIVTISSLLAGQHAQDEWGRVLTAIGCSLAKDPDAVNMTKILSLSYFDLPHHLRACLLYLSVFPEDSRINKQRLISRWIAEGFAHQEQGRSAYETCESYFNDLINRSLIQPVDVVYGQAEACQVHDIVHDFITCKAAEENFVTSINDAECGHISGYRVRRLSVSNHSEEAILSTSLMLSHVRSLTIFRGFMPKSLLAFPTLRVLDLGECWRLEDHHIANIEKLFLLKYLRLGMYLHLGQSRITELPRKIGQLRYLETLDIQGTRIIELPSTITNLQRLVRLYVHHRTRFPDGIIGKLQNLEELHEFGVSSYKQGNSLQEFGQLTKLRTLKVAWSINVECSAQGRSQAEDLQSYVGTLIASRNLRHLYILSAHGTAPAPYHILSLESWCPTTPCSLQKLHLTYGYVDKVPNWMSSLGNLRELNINIFSMRPEDVAIIGAIPTLLVLQLRTFYGTDGSIVISGFTSLKYFYLENKVCGTWLEFEAGSMPKLEHLKLEFAVHKMGSLNGPSDFGIQHLSALTRVEVIIHGDSDGSYRVAADKAASLIETAVGTLPSRPTLSLLHECDPFLHILENTAGLDDTDEEEEEEGEEEEEEEGIVVLF; via the exons ATGGAGGCTGTTCTTGTGAGCGTCTCCACCGGAGTCATGAAGCCGCTGCTCGCCAAGCTCTCCAAGCTGCTGGAGCAAGAGTACGGCAGGATCAAAGGCGTGCACCACCAAATCGCCTTCCTGAGGGACGAGCTGGGCGGCATGAAGGCCGCGCTGGAGACGCTCGCGGACGCGGAGCAGCTCGACGCTCTCAAGGAGGAGTGGCGGGACATGGTGCGCGAGCTTGCCTACGACGTCGAAGACTGCATCGACGTCGGGGTAGACCATGagcacgatgaagaagaagaagaacccacagCCACAGGCTTCATCAAAGGGTTCTTCCGCAAattcaagaagctcaaggctcgccGGGAGCTTGCTGGCCAGATCCAGCAGCTCAAAAGTCGTGCAACCGAAGCGAGTGAGCGGCACAAGAGGTATAATTTCGTCGATCCGGCGCCCAATTCTAGCACCTGTGCCATTGACCCTCGGCTGCCGGCGCTCTACGAGGATGTGGATAAGCTTGTAGGCATCCATGGCCCAAGGGAGCACATTATTGAGTGGTTTAGCAGGAAGGAACATGATGAGAACCTCAAGGTGTTGGCCGTTGTGGGTTCTGGGGGCCTTGGTAAGACTACTCTCGCCAACCAAGTCTACCGTCAACTGAAACCGCAATTCCAGTGCTCTGCTTTTGTGTCGGTGTCCCGAAATCCACACATCAAAATGGTTTTCAGACAAATACTTACTGAATTAGGGGTCACTGATTACTCGTTGGACGATGAGCGGCACCTTGTTGACAGGATAAGAGACTACCTCGGTGATAAAAG GTATTTTATTGTCGTTGACGATGTATGGGATGCGGATACATGGAAAGCTATCAGCCTTGCTTTGTTCAATAACAGATGTGGTAGCAAAGTTATCACGACAACACGTAATGTTGCGGTTGCATCACTCTGTTCGTCTGATGGTGGTTATGTTTATCGAATGGGGGCTCTTAGTTTCTCTGACTCCAGAAGGTTACTTTTTAAAAGAGCATTTGGCTCCGAGGAAGTATGCTATCCTCACCTGGAAGAGGTTTCTCGTGAGATATTAGAAAAATGTGGTGGACTGCCACTAGCAATTGTTACTATATCCAGCTTGTTAGCTGGGCAACATGCACAAGATGAATGGGGGAGGGTCCTAACTGCTATTGGTTGTTCACTTGCCAAGGATCCTGATGCTGTTAATATGACCAAGATACTGTCACTAAGTTACTTTGATCTTCCTCACCATCTCAGAGCTTGTTTGCTCTACTTGAGTGTGTTCCCAGAAGATTCAAGGATCAACAAGCAACGGCTGATAAGTAGATGGATCGCCGAAGGATTTGCTCATCAAGAACAGGGACGAAGTGCATATGAAACATGCGAGAGTTACTTTAATGATCTCATCAACAGAAGCTTGATCCAGCCGGTTGATGTTGTGTATGGCCAAGCAGAGGCATGTCAAGTTCACGACATCGTTCATGATTTCATCACATGCAAGGCCGCTGAAGAGAACTTTGTCACCTCAATCAATGATGCTGAGTGTGGACACATTTCGGGTTATAGGGTCCGCAGGCTTTCTGTCAGTAATCACAGCGAAGAGGCCATCTTGTCGACAAGCCTTATGCTCTCTCATGTTCGATCACTTACTATATTTAGGGGTTTCATGCCAAAGTCTTTGTTGGCTTTTCCCACTCTGCGTGTGCTGGACCTAGGAGAATGCTGGAGGTTGGAAGACCATCATATCGCAAATATTGAAAAGCTATTTCTTCTGAAGTACTTGCGTCTTGGGATGTACTTGCACCTGGGACAATCTAGAATAACTGAGCTCCCAAGAAAAATCGGGCAACTGCGGTATTTGGAAACACTGGACATACAAGGCACGAGGATCATAGAGCTGCCGTCAACCATTACAAATCTTCAACGATTGGTCCGTCTCTATGTGCATCACCGCACTAGATTTCCCGATGGGATAATTGGGAAGTTGCAGAACTTAGAAGAGCTGCATGAGTTTGGTGTATCCTCCTACAAACAAGGAAATTCTTTGCAAGAATTTGGTCAGCTAACCAAGCTGAGGACGTTGAAAGTGGCATGGAGTATCAATGTGGAATGCTCAGCACAAGGAAGAAGCCAAGCTGAGGACCTTCAAAGTTATGTGGGAACTTTGATAGCCTCTCGCAACCTTCGTCATCTATACATCCTTAGCGCCCATGGCACTGCTCCGGCACCTTACCATATACTGTCACTGGAGTCGTGGTGCCCTACAACTCCTTGTAGCCTCCAGAAGCTCCACCTTACGTACGGGTACGTCGATAAGGTTCCGAATTGGATGAGTTCGCTTGGGAATCTCAGGGAATTAAACATCAATATCTTCAGCATGAGACCGGAAGATGTTGCAATCATTGGAGCAATACCCACTTTGCTTGTTCTTCAACTAAGGACATTTTACGGCACAGATGGAAGCATTGTCATCTCTGGGTTCACAAGTTTGAAATATTTCTACCTGGAAAACAAGGTTTGTGGGACCTGGCTGGAGTTTGAAGCAGGATCAATGCCAAAGCTTGAACACCTGAAGCTGGAGTTCGCTGTGCATAAGATGGGCAGCCTGAATGGCCCTTCTGATTTTGGCATCCAGCACCTCTCTGCCCTCACCAGAGTTGAGGTTATTATTCATGGCGACTCTGACGGAAGCTACCGCGTGGCTGCAGATAAGGCTGCAAGCCTTATCGAAACAGCTGTTGGGACACTTCCCAGCCGTCCCACTCTTTCATTACTACATGAATGTGACCCATTTCTGCACATCTTAGAAAACACTGCAGGGTTG GACGACaccgacgaagaggaagaggaagagggggaggaggaggaagaggaagaaggaatTGTTGTGCTGTTTTAG